The following proteins are co-located in the Tardibacter chloracetimidivorans genome:
- a CDS encoding tetratricopeptide repeat protein, whose protein sequence is MAQNKEVDEAFLREVDDELRRDQLAGWWRRWGRWLVVLVGLGLIALAAWLWWQEEQKRQAGLLGETLVQAFQSAESGNETRAIAGFSELKLSGNNAYRAAAMLGEAEMAAKQGDAKKAADAFGKVAADMNVPEAYRNLALVRQTALQFDSLKPAQVIARMKPLAIAGGPWFASAGEMTAIAYLNDNKPDLAGPLFAAIAKDKDAPASARSRAAQMAVALGIDVAPDQAAGEAGATE, encoded by the coding sequence TTGGCCCAGAATAAAGAAGTCGACGAAGCCTTTCTGCGGGAGGTGGATGATGAACTGCGGCGCGACCAGCTTGCAGGCTGGTGGCGCCGCTGGGGCCGCTGGCTGGTCGTTCTCGTCGGGCTCGGGCTGATCGCGCTTGCCGCCTGGCTGTGGTGGCAGGAAGAGCAGAAGCGGCAGGCGGGGCTGCTCGGCGAAACCTTGGTGCAGGCTTTCCAGAGCGCGGAATCGGGCAACGAGACCCGCGCCATCGCCGGTTTTTCGGAACTCAAGCTGTCCGGCAACAACGCCTATCGCGCGGCCGCGATGCTGGGCGAGGCCGAAATGGCCGCCAAGCAGGGCGACGCCAAGAAGGCGGCCGACGCCTTCGGCAAGGTGGCGGCGGACATGAACGTGCCCGAGGCCTATCGCAATCTGGCGCTGGTGCGGCAGACGGCCTTGCAGTTCGACAGCCTGAAGCCGGCCCAGGTGATCGCGCGGATGAAGCCGCTGGCGATTGCGGGCGGGCCATGGTTCGCCTCCGCCGGAGAAATGACGGCGATCGCATATCTGAACGACAACAAGCCTGATCTGGCCGGGCCGCTGTTCGCGGCGATTGCAAAGGACAAGGATGCGCCGGCTTCGGCGCGGTCGCGCGCGGCGCAAATGGCCGTGGCGCTCGGAATCGATGTTGCGCCGGATCAGGCGGCGGGTGAGGCGGGAGCCACTGAATGA
- the panB gene encoding 3-methyl-2-oxobutanoate hydroxymethyltransferase: MSTTYTLDTSTSRATPTPAPMKRLTVPAIGKRKGGEPLVMLTAYTARMAQLLDPHCDMLLVGDSLGQVIYGLPSTLPVTLDMMCAHGAAVVRGSYHSVVAIDMPFGSYEASPEQAFRSASRVMAETGAAAVKMEGGEAMAETVRFLVTRGIPVIGHVGLTPQAVNVLGGYGARGRSAEEQAKIASDAKAIADAGAFAIVLEGVIAPLADRITAEVACPIIGIGASANCDGQVLVIDDMLGMFERVPRFVKRYGDMASEISAAVQAYAGEVRSRAFPGEDNIYLPKP; this comes from the coding sequence ATGTCCACCACCTACACGCTCGACACGTCGACGAGCCGGGCAACGCCCACGCCCGCGCCGATGAAGCGGCTGACGGTGCCCGCCATCGGCAAGCGCAAGGGCGGCGAACCGCTGGTGATGCTGACCGCCTATACCGCACGCATGGCGCAACTGCTCGATCCGCATTGCGACATGCTGCTGGTGGGCGACAGCCTGGGGCAGGTGATCTACGGCCTGCCCTCCACCCTGCCGGTGACGCTCGACATGATGTGCGCCCATGGCGCGGCGGTCGTCCGTGGCTCCTATCATTCGGTCGTGGCGATCGACATGCCGTTCGGCAGCTATGAGGCCTCGCCCGAACAGGCGTTTCGCAGCGCCTCGCGCGTGATGGCGGAAACGGGGGCCGCCGCGGTCAAGATGGAAGGCGGCGAGGCGATGGCCGAGACGGTGCGCTTTCTGGTGACGCGCGGCATCCCCGTCATCGGCCATGTCGGGCTTACGCCGCAGGCGGTGAACGTGCTTGGCGGCTATGGCGCGCGCGGCCGCTCGGCGGAGGAGCAGGCAAAGATCGCGTCGGACGCCAAGGCCATAGCCGATGCGGGCGCGTTCGCGATCGTGCTGGAAGGCGTGATCGCGCCGCTTGCGGACCGCATCACGGCCGAGGTGGCTTGCCCGATCATCGGTATCGGCGCATCCGCCAATTGTGACGGACAGGTGCTCGTCATCGACGATATGCTGGGGATGTTCGAGCGCGTGCCCCGCTTCGTGAAGCGCTATGGCGACATGGCGAGCGAGATTTCAGCCGCCGTTCAGGCCTATGCCGGAGAAGTGCGGAGCAGGGCCTTTCCGGGAGAGGACAACATCTATCTTCCGAAGCCTTGA